The Streptomyces albofaciens JCM 4342 genome has a segment encoding these proteins:
- a CDS encoding ATP-binding protein, with the protein MTSLSEREHSSTANRAIYSQTVPCEPSTAEAGRQLVQSILGLWQLDSLADSATLIVTELIANAARHTSCQEIRLTVGWPSAARVRIGVLDREPSRLPVCGRAEDDAESGRGLVLIDAVADRWSYDLCGSGRCPWGKEVWAELSAKGEQ; encoded by the coding sequence ATGACGAGTCTCAGTGAGCGGGAACACAGCAGCACCGCCAACCGTGCCATCTATAGCCAGACAGTCCCATGCGAGCCGTCCACAGCCGAGGCCGGGCGCCAGCTCGTCCAATCCATTCTCGGCCTGTGGCAGCTCGACAGCCTCGCCGACAGCGCCACGCTGATCGTCACAGAACTGATCGCGAATGCGGCGAGGCACACCTCGTGCCAGGAAATCCGGCTCACCGTCGGCTGGCCGAGTGCGGCGCGGGTGCGTATCGGGGTCCTCGACCGAGAACCATCACGACTGCCTGTTTGCGGCCGGGCCGAGGATGACGCCGAGTCCGGGCGCGGCCTGGTTCTCATCGATGCTGTGGCCGATCGCTGGAGCTACGACCTCTGCGGCTCGGGTCGCTGCCCGTGGGGCAAGGAGGTCTGGGCCGAGCTCTCTGCCAAGGGGGAGCAATGA
- a CDS encoding lanthionine synthetase C family protein, producing the protein MTDHPALALADAIATQLADPGTGPLVPQEHRQHLAYGPPGIALLHIERAASGLGPWQRAHDWLAAASQQPVTSGPDSHPFYGAPAFAHALACAADHLPSAYQRALDTMDRQVRADARRRLDAAHRRIDAGRLPKLAEFDTIRGLTGYGAYLLRRDPGDSTLRAVLDYCVRLTEPITHHDETLPGWWTETSPSGTPDDHRFPGGHANSGIAHGIGGVLALLALAARNGTVTDHHHTALRTILVWLDRWQQKAGCGTAWPYWVTRAKLRTGRLDPSTPRRPSWCYGTAGLARAQQLAALALGDTGRQFDAENALVAALTDPNQLKATTDLGLCHGVAGLAHVAARTAEDAHPSTMGRLRAAMPPLLNAITQPGTDPERMATDLVRNAEPGPGLLDGAAGIALVLLAPSAAAPPQAAWDACLLTA; encoded by the coding sequence ATGACCGACCACCCCGCACTCGCCCTCGCTGACGCCATCGCCACCCAACTTGCCGACCCCGGTACGGGGCCTCTCGTCCCTCAGGAACACCGGCAGCACCTCGCCTACGGGCCGCCCGGCATCGCGCTCCTGCACATCGAGCGAGCCGCAAGCGGCCTCGGACCCTGGCAGCGCGCCCACGACTGGCTTGCCGCCGCCTCCCAGCAGCCGGTCACCAGCGGCCCCGACAGCCACCCCTTCTACGGGGCACCCGCCTTCGCCCACGCCCTGGCCTGCGCCGCCGACCACCTGCCCAGCGCCTACCAGCGTGCCCTGGACACGATGGACCGACAGGTCAGGGCCGACGCCCGGCGTCGTCTTGACGCTGCACACCGCCGCATCGACGCCGGACGCCTGCCGAAGCTCGCCGAGTTCGACACCATCCGGGGCCTCACCGGGTATGGCGCCTACCTCCTGCGTCGCGACCCCGGCGACTCCACCCTGCGCGCCGTCCTCGACTACTGCGTGCGTCTCACCGAACCGATCACCCACCACGACGAAACCCTGCCGGGCTGGTGGACCGAGACCAGCCCCTCGGGCACCCCGGATGATCACCGTTTCCCCGGCGGGCACGCCAACAGCGGCATTGCACACGGCATCGGGGGAGTGCTCGCACTCCTGGCCCTCGCGGCCCGGAATGGCACCGTCACTGATCACCACCACACGGCACTGCGCACCATCTTGGTGTGGCTGGACCGCTGGCAGCAGAAGGCGGGCTGCGGAACAGCTTGGCCTTACTGGGTCACCCGGGCCAAACTGCGTACCGGCCGTCTCGACCCGTCCACGCCCCGGCGGCCTTCCTGGTGTTACGGCACTGCCGGCCTCGCCCGCGCCCAGCAACTCGCCGCGCTCGCCCTCGGCGACACTGGCCGCCAGTTCGATGCGGAAAACGCGCTCGTGGCCGCCCTGACCGACCCGAACCAGCTCAAAGCCACGACAGATCTCGGCCTGTGCCACGGGGTCGCCGGCCTCGCCCATGTCGCCGCCCGCACGGCCGAAGACGCCCATCCGTCAACCATGGGCCGACTCCGCGCCGCGATGCCGCCACTTCTGAACGCGATCACCCAGCCGGGCACCGACCCCGAACGCATGGCCACCGACCTCGTCCGGAACGCGGAACCTGGCCCAGGTCTACTCGACGGCGCCGCCGGCATCGCCCTGGTCCTCCTCGCGCCCAGCGCCGCCGCACCACCCCAGGCCGCCTGGGACGCCTGTCTGCTCACCGCCTGA
- a CDS encoding lantibiotic dehydratase encodes MWLRTVWADKDVAEALQHASPALAAHVRSLCMAEKPASRAVRRTALSVVRYLLRAQHRATPFGLFAGVTTAEFGTQARAAWGDRHMVLGRAGAEWLSAVVEPLESCPDLLERLTVVANSTATSRGDRLIVPFQSDVQGDRRRAVETSLALTEPVRAVLAAARTPIPCGTLADKLRAEFPEAGIEKARRLLTELIQRRVLITNLHAPSTETDALGHLLRQLDASDAGSLAPVAERVHELRAIRVGLEECATRGGRESVAVRMRALVPGLRRHPIAHDLRLDAQIVLPEEVAGEIERAASVLMRVCTRPYGTVEWNAYHQRFYERYGIGTMVPLTEAVADSGTGYPDGYPGTPAGVRRPRVSTRDDALVRLAQAAVLDGRDEVILTDDLIATLDVGLDEPRLPPHLEVGVRVHAASLGQLQRGQFRLEVVSVSRGAGVSTGRFLDVLSPASRKALTTELADLTAADNNTVPAQLSFPPLLPESAHVTRAPQVLPTVISLQEHRGPKDSTLTPEDLAVGCDGRRMYLAAPERGHRVEAVGMHALNLRTHTPPLVRFLTELSRAQCAQVTVFDWGAAAAMPFLPRLRYGRTVLAPARWRLEASELPGRTGPRAQWDAALTDWRARRRLPRRVLLVEDDRHLLLDLDEAGHRAILRQHLVRTHLAVLVEAPEPEAYGWCGGRAHEVVVPLKATRPPKWPALPAPTRARTLSAAQVQTPATSSVLLAALYGGSRSQDTLLSQHLPGLLEQLGDPPWWFIRFRDPDQHLRLRIALPDPEAFTRTARTVSAWADKLRSAGLLAELRYPTSYREMGRWGSGVAWERAEDVFRADSRAVMAQLAQPERPSQRALVAAHSVAIASAFLGSTEAAMRWLTDHIPSTAPAPVPRPQFADSVRLANPSDDWAALREVRGGEAIVSGWADRDAALAAYRTHLPGPDTRGIAVDDVLTSLLHVHFVRHVAVNFPEEEVCLYLARAAALAWTAGRPS; translated from the coding sequence ATGTGGTTGCGTACCGTCTGGGCGGACAAGGACGTGGCCGAGGCACTTCAACACGCCAGCCCGGCTCTGGCCGCGCACGTGCGGTCCCTGTGCATGGCCGAGAAACCTGCCTCACGGGCCGTGCGACGCACGGCGCTGTCCGTAGTCCGATATCTGCTGCGTGCCCAGCATCGAGCGACGCCCTTCGGCCTGTTCGCCGGCGTGACCACCGCGGAGTTCGGGACGCAGGCACGCGCGGCCTGGGGCGACCGGCACATGGTGCTTGGCCGCGCGGGGGCAGAGTGGCTGTCCGCCGTGGTCGAACCGTTGGAGTCGTGCCCGGACCTTCTCGAACGGCTGACCGTTGTCGCCAACAGCACCGCGACAAGCCGGGGAGACCGGCTCATCGTGCCGTTCCAGTCCGATGTCCAGGGCGACCGGAGACGCGCGGTCGAGACATCTTTGGCCCTGACCGAACCAGTGCGCGCGGTCCTCGCCGCGGCCCGGACGCCGATCCCCTGCGGCACCCTCGCGGACAAGCTCCGGGCGGAGTTTCCCGAGGCCGGGATAGAGAAGGCGCGCCGCCTGCTGACAGAGCTGATCCAGCGACGGGTGCTGATCACGAACCTGCACGCGCCGAGCACCGAGACCGACGCCCTCGGGCACCTGCTCAGACAGCTCGATGCGAGCGACGCCGGAAGCCTCGCCCCGGTCGCGGAGAGGGTGCATGAGCTGCGCGCGATCCGAGTGGGACTGGAGGAATGCGCCACGCGCGGCGGCCGGGAAAGCGTCGCGGTGCGGATGCGGGCTCTCGTGCCCGGCCTGCGCCGTCACCCCATCGCTCACGACCTACGACTGGATGCGCAGATCGTGCTGCCGGAGGAAGTGGCTGGGGAGATCGAGCGGGCCGCTTCCGTCCTGATGCGGGTGTGCACCCGCCCGTACGGGACCGTCGAGTGGAACGCGTACCACCAGCGCTTCTACGAGCGGTACGGCATCGGCACCATGGTGCCGCTCACGGAGGCTGTCGCGGACAGCGGTACCGGCTACCCCGACGGCTACCCGGGCACCCCTGCTGGCGTACGTCGGCCTCGTGTCTCCACTCGGGACGACGCCCTCGTTCGCCTGGCGCAGGCCGCCGTGCTTGATGGCCGCGACGAGGTGATCCTCACCGATGACCTGATCGCCACCCTGGACGTGGGGCTCGATGAGCCCCGGTTACCGCCGCACCTGGAGGTAGGGGTGCGGGTGCACGCGGCCAGCTTGGGTCAGTTGCAACGCGGGCAGTTCCGGTTGGAGGTCGTGAGCGTGTCCCGCGGGGCGGGCGTCTCGACAGGCCGGTTCCTCGACGTGCTGTCCCCCGCCAGCCGTAAGGCCCTCACCACAGAGCTGGCTGACCTCACGGCTGCGGACAACAACACCGTGCCCGCCCAGCTCTCCTTCCCGCCGCTGCTCCCGGAAAGTGCTCATGTCACCCGTGCCCCGCAGGTCCTGCCCACCGTGATCAGCCTCCAGGAGCACCGCGGTCCGAAGGACAGCACCCTCACTCCGGAGGATCTGGCCGTCGGGTGTGACGGCCGCCGCATGTATCTCGCCGCCCCCGAGCGCGGCCACCGTGTGGAGGCCGTCGGGATGCATGCGCTGAACTTGCGCACGCACACTCCACCGCTGGTGCGGTTCCTCACCGAGCTCTCCCGCGCCCAGTGCGCACAGGTCACCGTGTTCGACTGGGGCGCCGCCGCAGCGATGCCGTTCCTGCCGCGGCTGCGGTACGGGCGTACGGTGCTGGCCCCAGCGCGCTGGCGGCTGGAGGCGTCCGAACTGCCTGGCCGCACTGGCCCCCGGGCCCAGTGGGACGCCGCCCTCACCGACTGGCGGGCTCGGCGGCGGCTGCCACGCCGCGTGCTTCTCGTCGAGGACGACCGGCACCTGCTCCTCGACCTCGACGAGGCCGGCCACCGGGCGATCCTGCGCCAGCACCTCGTCCGTACGCACCTGGCTGTGCTCGTCGAGGCCCCGGAACCGGAGGCGTACGGCTGGTGCGGCGGGCGAGCTCATGAGGTCGTGGTCCCTCTCAAGGCGACCCGGCCGCCGAAGTGGCCGGCGCTGCCCGCCCCCACTCGGGCTCGCACTCTGTCTGCGGCCCAGGTGCAGACTCCCGCCACCTCCTCGGTGCTGCTTGCCGCCCTGTACGGAGGCTCCCGCAGCCAGGACACTCTGCTCTCCCAGCACCTCCCTGGCCTCCTCGAACAGCTCGGCGATCCACCGTGGTGGTTCATCCGTTTCCGCGACCCGGACCAGCACCTCCGCCTACGCATCGCCCTTCCAGACCCCGAAGCCTTTACCCGGACCGCTCGCACCGTGAGCGCCTGGGCCGACAAACTGCGCAGCGCCGGCCTGCTGGCCGAGTTGCGCTACCCCACCTCCTACCGGGAGATGGGCCGGTGGGGTTCCGGCGTTGCATGGGAGAGGGCCGAGGATGTGTTCCGAGCGGACTCGCGCGCCGTCATGGCCCAGCTCGCCCAGCCGGAGCGCCCCAGTCAGCGCGCGCTGGTGGCGGCCCATTCCGTTGCCATCGCCTCCGCATTCCTCGGCAGTACCGAAGCCGCGATGCGCTGGCTGACCGACCACATCCCCTCAACAGCCCCCGCACCCGTTCCGCGCCCGCAGTTCGCCGACTCCGTACGGCTCGCCAACCCGTCCGACGACTGGGCCGCGCTACGCGAAGTCCGGGGCGGGGAGGCCATCGTGTCGGGATGGGCAGACCGTGATGCGGCGCTCGCCGCGTACCGGACGCATCTGCCGGGCCCGGACACCCGGGGCATCGCCGTCGACGACGTTCTCACCTCCCTCCTGCACGTCCACTTCGTGCGGCACGTCGCGGTCAACTTCCCCGAGGAAGAGGTGTGCCTCTACCTGGCGCGCGCCGCAGCCCTGGCCTGGACCGCCGGGAGGCCGTCATGA
- the fes gene encoding enterochelin esterase, with translation MTAVRSPLLRGLAEDVRAGRAGAEAEFWRRAEAAGTPLVEPDPDGEPDHVLVTFVWRDDPARPATDVLALLHTVTDRDRHAGDLTPHLMTRIEGTSVWAISHRLRSDHRASYQFHPGTGPREEILRTDRQAWLKVLDRAVPDPLNTAPVLPSRDGRNPASVMALPGAPAQPCTGRRPGAARGRSVRAEVDGRHVTVHLPPGHRADGGPYAVAVLLDGEMWGPVLGAGDLLDNLHADAGVPPTVALLVDTMGRRMEDLSCNGAFVDWLADTLLPWAADTYGAGPHPERTVVAGQSAGGLTAAYAAFRRPDRFGLALSQSGSFWWPDDAERGAEWLTRQYATAERRPVRLRLEVGLQEWMLLAENRRLRNVLRARGYDVTYEEFNGGHDYACWRGGLVAGVGALLS, from the coding sequence GTGACCGCTGTCCGTAGTCCGCTGCTGCGCGGCCTCGCCGAGGACGTGCGGGCCGGGCGGGCCGGCGCCGAGGCGGAGTTCTGGCGCCGCGCCGAGGCGGCCGGGACGCCGCTGGTGGAACCGGACCCGGACGGCGAGCCGGACCACGTCCTGGTCACGTTCGTGTGGCGGGACGATCCGGCCCGCCCGGCCACCGACGTCCTGGCGCTGCTGCACACCGTCACCGACCGCGACCGGCACGCGGGCGACCTGACGCCGCATCTGATGACCCGGATCGAGGGCACCTCGGTGTGGGCGATCAGCCACCGGCTGCGCTCCGACCACCGTGCCTCGTACCAGTTCCACCCCGGCACCGGCCCGCGCGAGGAGATCCTGCGCACGGACCGGCAGGCGTGGCTGAAGGTGCTGGACCGTGCCGTACCCGACCCGCTGAACACCGCGCCCGTCCTGCCGTCGCGGGACGGCCGCAACCCCGCCTCGGTCATGGCGCTGCCGGGCGCGCCCGCGCAGCCGTGCACCGGGCGCAGGCCCGGCGCGGCACGCGGTAGGTCCGTACGCGCCGAGGTGGACGGCCGGCACGTCACCGTCCACCTGCCGCCCGGCCACCGTGCCGACGGCGGCCCGTACGCGGTCGCGGTGCTGCTGGACGGTGAGATGTGGGGCCCGGTCCTCGGCGCGGGCGACCTGCTCGACAATCTGCACGCCGATGCCGGTGTGCCGCCGACCGTCGCGCTGCTCGTGGACACGATGGGGCGGCGGATGGAGGACCTGAGCTGCAACGGCGCGTTCGTCGACTGGCTGGCGGACACGCTGCTGCCGTGGGCGGCCGACACGTACGGGGCGGGACCGCACCCGGAGCGCACCGTCGTCGCGGGCCAGAGCGCGGGCGGCCTGACCGCGGCGTACGCGGCCTTCCGCCGCCCGGACCGGTTCGGACTGGCGCTCTCGCAGTCCGGCTCCTTCTGGTGGCCGGACGACGCGGAACGCGGCGCGGAATGGCTGACCCGCCAGTACGCCACGGCCGAACGCCGCCCGGTCCGCCTGCGCCTGGAGGTCGGCCTCCAGGAGTGGATGCTCCTCGCGGAGAACCGCCGCCTGCGCAATGTGCTGCGGGCGCGCGGCTACGACGTGACGTACGAGGAGTTCAACGGCGGCCACGACTACGCGTGCTGGCGTGGGGGGCTGGTCGCGGGGGTGGGGGCGCTGCTGTCCTAA
- a CDS encoding FxLD family lanthipeptide yields MTRNTVVPSHTQVRPQPPEATDGFDLDVSLVEVADPAGLVNLTDDNCGSTCGACTTNVA; encoded by the coding sequence ATGACACGGAACACCGTGGTGCCCAGCCACACCCAGGTACGGCCGCAGCCGCCGGAGGCGACCGACGGCTTCGACCTGGACGTCTCCCTCGTCGAGGTCGCCGATCCGGCGGGGCTGGTCAACCTGACCGACGACAACTGCGGGTCCACCTGTGGCGCCTGCACCACGAACGTCGCCTGA
- the fhuB gene encoding Fe(3+)-hydroxamate ABC transporter permease FhuB, translating into MQKQRTGIAAPPSEHGTAGGALPAAVAQKGTPGPADDPGFALAEPAARPDGQRAGTARRTVLLAVAGFAAAVLVLAAVSLCVGAGEVGASGVLDYLLDRGGARSDPRLALVVGDLRLPRTLTALLVGGALGVAGCLLQAVTRNPLAETGLLGVNAGASLGVVAGIALLGLDSGYAYLVCAFAGAVVASGLVLLIAGRRGGGSPMRLVLAGSALGATFGGLTSVIVVNSAETYDRFRFWVLGSLAGVEGFGELGRLAPVLGLGFLVALLVARPLSALALGDDLARSLGHRPPVIRTVVAVGVTLLTAAAVALAGPVSFLGLLAGFLARAVAGTRLAARLLLAGLIGAAVLVLADVVARVVSRPFEAPVSVIVALIGAPVLIGIVRSRQLAAMGMTDPAAEERTSGKPARGPLRALRERLPRRAPKPGRVRPADTLVLRRGPLSFLVARRATLAALLLAALLLLAVVLSAYAGQSEMGVARTFQAIFGQGDRFDVLLVQKFRLGRIVAGLAAGAALGLAGCLTQTLARNRLATPELLGVNDGATAAVLLSVTLSATGTFGAWWAGPLGALAAVVVVTLVSGGLGQRGYRVLVVGLAMSALASAATQVALSRRSLNSASSLYVWTSGSLNGRSYAVAVPVLIGLAVLVPLSLAVARHLGVLRFVDATASSLGAAPARTRAVCLLLAVALAGLAVGICGPVGFVALASPVIASRLAGPLRVPLVGTMLTGALLVVAADTVGRIVFAGTEVPVGVVTTVLGGPFLLWVLLGRSAATRV; encoded by the coding sequence ATGCAAAAGCAGCGCACGGGTATAGCGGCCCCGCCCTCCGAACACGGCACCGCGGGCGGTGCGTTGCCGGCGGCGGTGGCGCAAAAGGGCACCCCCGGCCCCGCGGATGACCCGGGCTTTGCCCTCGCGGAACCCGCGGCGCGCCCCGACGGGCAGCGCGCGGGCACCGCGCGCCGGACCGTTCTGCTCGCCGTGGCGGGCTTCGCCGCCGCCGTCCTCGTCCTGGCCGCCGTGTCCCTGTGCGTCGGCGCCGGCGAGGTCGGCGCGAGCGGCGTGCTGGACTACCTGCTCGACCGCGGCGGCGCGCGCAGCGACCCGCGGCTGGCCCTGGTCGTCGGCGACCTGCGGCTGCCCCGTACGCTCACCGCGCTGCTCGTCGGCGGCGCGCTCGGCGTCGCCGGGTGCCTCCTCCAGGCCGTCACCCGCAACCCGCTCGCCGAGACGGGCCTGCTCGGCGTCAACGCCGGGGCGTCGCTCGGCGTCGTCGCGGGCATCGCGCTGCTGGGCCTGGACTCCGGCTACGCGTACCTGGTGTGCGCGTTCGCCGGCGCGGTCGTCGCCAGCGGTCTGGTGCTGCTCATCGCGGGCCGCCGGGGCGGCGGCTCGCCGATGCGGCTGGTGCTGGCCGGGTCCGCGCTGGGCGCCACCTTCGGCGGGCTGACCAGCGTCATCGTGGTCAATTCGGCGGAGACCTACGACCGCTTCCGGTTCTGGGTGCTCGGCTCGCTGGCGGGTGTGGAGGGCTTCGGCGAACTGGGCCGCCTCGCCCCCGTACTGGGCCTGGGCTTCCTGGTGGCGCTGCTGGTCGCCCGGCCGCTGTCCGCGCTCGCGCTCGGCGACGACCTGGCCCGCAGCCTGGGCCACCGGCCGCCGGTCATCCGTACCGTCGTCGCCGTCGGCGTGACGCTGCTGACCGCCGCGGCGGTGGCGCTGGCCGGTCCGGTCTCCTTCCTCGGGCTGCTCGCGGGCTTCCTGGCGCGGGCCGTCGCCGGGACCCGGCTCGCCGCCCGGCTGCTGCTGGCCGGGCTGATCGGCGCCGCCGTCCTGGTGCTGGCGGACGTGGTGGCCCGGGTGGTGTCCCGCCCGTTCGAGGCGCCCGTCTCCGTGATCGTGGCGCTGATCGGCGCGCCCGTCCTCATCGGCATCGTCCGCTCGCGGCAGCTCGCCGCGATGGGCATGACCGACCCGGCGGCCGAGGAGCGTACGTCCGGCAAGCCGGCCCGCGGCCCCCTGCGCGCGCTGCGGGAGCGCCTCCCCCGCCGCGCCCCGAAGCCCGGCCGGGTGCGCCCCGCCGACACGCTCGTGCTGCGCCGCGGCCCGCTCTCCTTCCTCGTCGCCCGGCGCGCCACCCTCGCGGCGCTGCTGCTGGCGGCGTTGCTCCTGCTGGCCGTGGTGCTCTCCGCGTACGCCGGGCAGAGCGAGATGGGCGTGGCCCGCACCTTCCAGGCGATCTTCGGTCAGGGCGACCGGTTCGACGTGCTGCTGGTGCAGAAGTTCCGGCTCGGCCGGATCGTGGCCGGGCTGGCGGCGGGCGCCGCGCTGGGCCTGGCCGGCTGTCTGACCCAGACGCTGGCCCGCAACCGCCTGGCCACCCCCGAACTGCTCGGCGTCAACGACGGTGCCACCGCCGCCGTCCTGCTGTCCGTCACGCTCAGCGCGACCGGCACTTTCGGCGCCTGGTGGGCCGGCCCGCTGGGCGCGCTGGCCGCGGTGGTCGTGGTCACGCTCGTCTCCGGCGGGCTCGGGCAGCGCGGCTACCGCGTCCTGGTGGTGGGCCTGGCGATGTCCGCGCTGGCCTCCGCCGCCACGCAGGTCGCGCTGTCCCGGCGCTCGCTCAACTCGGCGAGTTCGCTGTACGTGTGGACCTCGGGCAGCCTCAACGGGCGCAGCTACGCCGTCGCCGTGCCCGTCCTGATCGGCCTGGCCGTCCTCGTGCCGCTGAGTCTGGCGGTCGCCCGCCACCTGGGTGTGCTGCGTTTCGTCGACGCCACGGCCTCGTCGCTGGGCGCCGCTCCGGCCCGTACCCGCGCGGTGTGCCTGCTGCTGGCGGTGGCCCTGGCGGGCCTGGCCGTCGGCATCTGCGGGCCGGTCGGTTTCGTGGCGCTGGCCTCGCCGGTCATCGCGTCGCGGCTGGCGGGGCCGCTGCGGGTGCCGCTGGTCGGCACGATGCTGACGGGCGCGCTGCTGGTGGTGGCGGCCGACACGGTCGGCCGGATCGTCTTCGCGGGCACGGAGGTGCCGGTGGGCGTCGTGACGACCGTGCTGGGCGGGCCCTTCCTGCTGTGGGTGCTGCTGGGCCGCTCGGCGGCGACGCGTGTCTGA
- the fxlM gene encoding methyltransferase, FxLD system, producing MPPDRWQQHNVTFTDRTIARRVIVERLGPALITAEAEEQLTGWWFMNKQPWPLRYLADQPSPVIESLLADLTDDGTIESWRPGIYEPETDAFGGPDAMDTAHDLFHSDSRHLLTYQPSPDRLGRRETAVLLVSAMMRGAGLDWFEQGDVWAKIAALRPVTISPSPERNAELALAVRKLMAANAHGLCRPDGPLHGHDAWVAAFERAGDTLADLSRRGVLTRGLRAVIAHHVIFHANRAGLLRDDQCALSHIAREVVMGTSDHTASPGKATTDADSVKAVNTDTIDIPTADAARLRNALVDQLRADGHACMPAVEAALRTVPRHVFVPDASLEDAYANAPVHIKYDTDGTSISCASQPGVVALMLDQLDVQPGQRVLELGAGTGYNAGLLAHLVGASGHVITLDVDDDLVEGARAHLVAAGISNAEAVTRDGALGYAEGAPYDRIIATVGAHGVPHAWLQQLAPGGRLLVPQRLKGTVSRSIAYEQQDGRWTSLSSQMNTFMPLRRGIADDDRRTVPLSTDGTVRLQVPAGQSIDAEALTGVLDQPRIEEWTGMTVRAMESPEWMELFVTCALPSGLIRMLFPQAAKGTLLTEDPYPSSTAAVDKGAVTYLARRLSREKTPEGDKLWEFGVIGHGPGSDELAAKVAAAIRIWDREYRGREATFEIQPLDAPAIEQRPGLFALDTPLNRIVVDWN from the coding sequence GTGCCCCCTGACCGCTGGCAGCAGCACAACGTCACTTTCACCGACCGCACGATTGCCAGGCGCGTCATCGTCGAACGACTCGGCCCCGCCCTGATCACGGCCGAGGCCGAGGAACAGCTCACCGGCTGGTGGTTCATGAACAAGCAGCCCTGGCCACTGCGGTACCTCGCCGATCAGCCCTCTCCGGTCATCGAGTCGCTGCTGGCTGATCTCACTGATGACGGGACGATCGAGTCGTGGCGGCCCGGTATCTACGAGCCCGAGACCGACGCGTTCGGCGGCCCGGACGCCATGGACACCGCCCACGACCTGTTCCACAGCGACTCCCGCCACCTGCTCACCTACCAGCCGAGCCCGGATCGCCTGGGACGCCGGGAGACCGCCGTCCTGCTGGTGAGCGCCATGATGCGCGGTGCCGGGCTCGACTGGTTCGAGCAGGGTGACGTATGGGCGAAGATCGCCGCTCTCCGGCCGGTCACTATCTCTCCATCCCCCGAACGGAACGCCGAGCTGGCCCTGGCCGTACGAAAGCTCATGGCAGCCAACGCCCACGGCCTCTGCCGCCCGGACGGACCGCTCCACGGGCACGACGCATGGGTGGCCGCCTTCGAACGGGCGGGTGACACGCTCGCCGACCTCTCACGCCGCGGCGTGCTCACCCGCGGTCTGCGAGCAGTCATCGCCCATCACGTGATCTTCCACGCCAACCGCGCCGGTCTCCTCCGGGACGACCAGTGCGCGCTGTCCCACATCGCACGAGAGGTAGTCATGGGAACGAGTGACCACACCGCGTCGCCCGGCAAGGCGACGACCGACGCCGATAGCGTCAAGGCGGTGAACACCGACACGATCGACATCCCCACGGCGGACGCTGCTCGCCTCCGCAACGCCCTGGTCGACCAGCTCCGAGCCGACGGACATGCTTGCATGCCCGCCGTCGAAGCGGCGTTGCGAACCGTGCCGCGTCACGTGTTCGTGCCCGACGCGTCGCTCGAAGACGCCTACGCCAACGCACCGGTGCACATCAAGTACGACACCGACGGCACCTCGATCTCCTGCGCCTCCCAGCCGGGCGTGGTCGCCCTCATGCTGGACCAACTCGACGTCCAGCCCGGCCAGCGCGTCCTCGAACTCGGCGCCGGCACCGGATACAACGCCGGTCTGCTCGCCCACCTGGTCGGCGCAAGTGGACACGTGATCACCCTCGATGTCGACGACGACCTCGTGGAGGGTGCCCGTGCGCACCTCGTCGCCGCCGGCATCAGCAACGCCGAGGCCGTTACCCGCGACGGGGCCCTGGGCTACGCGGAAGGAGCGCCGTACGACCGCATCATCGCCACCGTCGGCGCGCACGGAGTGCCGCACGCCTGGCTGCAACAGCTCGCCCCCGGCGGCAGGCTTCTCGTCCCCCAGCGCCTTAAGGGCACGGTGTCCCGCTCCATCGCCTACGAACAGCAAGACGGCCGGTGGACCTCCCTAAGCAGTCAGATGAACACCTTCATGCCGCTCAGGCGCGGTATCGCCGACGATGACCGCCGAACCGTCCCGCTCAGCACAGACGGCACCGTCCGGCTCCAGGTCCCCGCCGGTCAGAGCATCGACGCCGAAGCTCTGACCGGTGTCCTCGACCAGCCGCGCATCGAGGAATGGACCGGCATGACGGTCCGCGCCATGGAGTCGCCCGAGTGGATGGAACTGTTCGTCACCTGCGCCCTCCCCTCCGGCCTCATCCGGATGCTGTTTCCGCAGGCCGCCAAGGGCACCCTGCTCACCGAAGACCCCTACCCCTCATCGACAGCGGCCGTCGACAAGGGCGCTGTCACTTACCTCGCACGGCGCCTGTCGCGGGAGAAGACCCCCGAAGGCGACAAACTCTGGGAGTTCGGGGTCATCGGCCACGGACCCGGCAGCGACGAGCTGGCCGCGAAGGTCGCCGCAGCCATCCGCATCTGGGACCGGGAGTACCGCGGCCGCGAGGCCACCTTCGAGATCCAGCCCCTCGATGCCCCCGCGATTGAGCAGCGCCCCGGCCTCTTCGCCCTCGACACCCCACTGAACCGCATCGTCGTCGACTGGAACTGA